One Streptomyces formicae genomic window, ACGCGGCCGCTCCCAGGCCTGGCAGTACAAGTGGCTCACCGCGCCGCGCACCCGCACGCACATCGCGCGCGACCTCGACCTGCTCTCCGACCGGGTCGCCTGGAACAAGGTGTTCCGCAGGTCCTTCTGGGACCGCCACAAGTTCGCCTTCCCCGAGGGCAAGCTCTACGAGGACACCCCCGTGATGATCCCGGCGCACTTCCTCGCCGGATCCGTGGACGTGCTCAGCGACCACGTCTACTACTGGCGGGTCCGCGAGGGCTCCATCACCCGGCGGCGCACCGACGTCAAGGGCGTGCGCGACCGCATCGCGGCCTGCGCGCACGTCAGCGCCTTCCTCGCCGAGCACGCCCCCGAGATGAAGAAGACGTACGACATCTCCTGTCTGCGCGACGACTTCGTGTACTTCCTCGAAGGGCTGCCGATGGGCGGCCCCGAGTACCGCGCGGCGTTCATGACGGACACGGCGGCCTTCCTGCGCCGCGCCGATCCGGCCGTCGTCGCCGAACTCCCCGTCGACCTGCGCGTCAAATGGCAGCTCGTCCGCGAGGCGCGCACCGCCGAACTCATCGAGCTGCTCTCCTTCGAACGCGCCAACGGCACCGCCTTCCAGGTGCGCGGCGCGGTGCGGCGCAGCGCCTCCTACCCGGGCGTCGGCAAGGTCCCCGACAAGCTCGCGCGGATCGGGCGGCGCGAACTGCCCATGGTGGCGCGGGTGAACGAGGCGCGGTGGGACGCCGAGGGGAAGCTGCGGATCAGCGGCTACGCGTACGTACGCAACCTGTCGGCGACCCGCCCCGGGCACTCCGTCAAGACCGGGCTGCTCAAGTCGGCGCACAGCAAGGGGCAGTTCAGACGGGTGCCGACGAAGACGGTCGCGGCGCCGAAGGCCACCGAGCAGTCCGGGCAGCGGCTGCACTGCTACGACCTGTCCGGCTTCGAGATGACCGTCGACCCCGAGCAGCTGAAGACCGGCGGCCGCTGGCGTCCTGGGAACTGGCTGCTCGGCGTGGTCGTCGCGGGCCACGGCACGGTGCGCCGCGCGGCCGTCAGGGCCGCCGACGGCGCCTCCGCGCAGTCCGTCGTCCGCGAACTCGGCGACGGGCTCCGCCTCACCCTCGGCTTCAGCAAGAGCCGACTCGTCCTGCGCGTCCAGGAGTACGCGGCGCGCGTGGACGCCCACCGGCGCGACGGGGACGACGTGGTCCTGAGCGGGCACCTGCCGGGCCGCCTGCGGCCCGCCGCCCTGCGGCTCACCCACAAGCACACGGGGACCGAGTTCGACTACCCGGTCTCGCTCGCCGACGACCGCTTCGAGGTGCGCGTACGCCTGGCCGACCTGGAGGGCGTGGCGCCCACGCCGCACCTGGCGCCCAAGGAGGTCGAGCCCCCGCACGGCGACCGCTGGCAGGCCAACCTGGTGCTGCCCGACGGCAAGCTGAAGTCCCTGGCCGCGGCGCTCGGCCTGCCCCCCGGCAGATACGCGTCGCGCCCGGGACGCGAACTGTGCGCCACCGCCAACGACCAGGGCCAGCTCGTGGTCGAACTGACCCGCCAGCCGATCGCCGACCGGGTCGTGTGGGGCGCCGACGGCACGCTCACCGTCGAGGGCGACGTGGCGTCCGCCAGCTGGGGCGAGGCCGAACTCGTGCTGCGGCACAGCGGCCGCGACGAGGAACTGACCACGCCCGCACAGCGGCGCGGCGAGCGCTTCACCGCGGTGGTCGCACCGGGCGGCGGGGCGCTGCGCGAGGGACGCTGGTACGCGTTCCTGCGCGAGCGGACGGCGGGGCCCCGCGCGGCGGGAGCGTCGGCGCCGCGCGCCGCCGACGGCATGCCCGTGCGGATCCTCGCGTCCGTCTCGGCCGGGTTCCCGCTCCACCGGACCGTGCGGGGGCGGGAGTTCACCGTCGACCGGCGCTTCGGCGACCGGCTGCTCATCGAGTCGGGGTCGGTCCTGAGCCGCTCCGACCGGGGCGCCTACCGCCAGCACCGGCTGCGCACGGGCCACTACCCGGCCCGCCGCACCCAGCCGCTGACCGACGCCGTCCTCTACTTCGACGGGGACTCGCCGCGCGCCGTCCACGAGGAGCTGGTGCGCCGCGGCGCGGGCGTCGAACACCTGTGGGTGACGGACGACCAGCAGACCCGGGTGCCCGCGGGGGCGCGCGGCGTCGAGCGGTACAGCGCCGCCTGGTACGAGGCGCTCGCCCGCTGCCGCCGCGTCGTGACGGCGGGACA contains:
- a CDS encoding bifunctional glycosyltransferase/CDP-glycerol:glycerophosphate glycerophosphotransferase, with translation MQPRLSVVVPIYNVEEFLAECLESIAGQTFDGGGRRAGRAGPGGLECVLVDDGSTDASPRIAREFAAKDPRFVYVRQRNAGLSAARNTGVRKASPTAEFLTFVDSDDVVPHDAYQRMIASLDATGSDFASGNVWRLNERGRSQAWQYKWLTAPRTRTHIARDLDLLSDRVAWNKVFRRSFWDRHKFAFPEGKLYEDTPVMIPAHFLAGSVDVLSDHVYYWRVREGSITRRRTDVKGVRDRIAACAHVSAFLAEHAPEMKKTYDISCLRDDFVYFLEGLPMGGPEYRAAFMTDTAAFLRRADPAVVAELPVDLRVKWQLVREARTAELIELLSFERANGTAFQVRGAVRRSASYPGVGKVPDKLARIGRRELPMVARVNEARWDAEGKLRISGYAYVRNLSATRPGHSVKTGLLKSAHSKGQFRRVPTKTVAAPKATEQSGQRLHCYDLSGFEMTVDPEQLKTGGRWRPGNWLLGVVVAGHGTVRRAAVRAADGASAQSVVRELGDGLRLTLGFSKSRLVLRVQEYAARVDAHRRDGDDVVLSGHLPGRLRPAALRLTHKHTGTEFDYPVSLADDRFEVRVRLADLEGVAPTPHLAPKEVEPPHGDRWQANLVLPDGKLKSLAAALGLPPGRYASRPGRELCATANDQGQLVVELTRQPIADRVVWGADGTLTVEGDVASASWGEAELVLRHSGRDEELTTPAQRRGERFTAVVAPGGGALREGRWYAFLRERTAGPRAAGASAPRAADGMPVRILASVSAGFPLHRTVRGREFTVDRRFGDRLLIESGSVLSRSDRGAYRQHRLRTGHYPARRTQPLTDAVLYFDGDSPRAVHEELVRRGAGVEHLWVTDDQQTRVPAGARGVERYSAAWYEALARCRRVVTAGHLPEFFERRAGQTVVQTWHGAPLKRIGTDLTGTLYADHGHLDALPALARQWDVLVSPNRFSTPHLGRALAYDGEVLEAGSPRNDMLFAEDRGKVAERVRRELGIEPGKRIVLYAPTYRDHLAYSPGRFRYEAALDFGSAESVLGDDHVLLVRKHPLTAGRLTGARTPFVRDVSGHPRTAELLLIADVLVTDYSSLMFDFAHTGRPMLFHAYDLEHYRDTVRGFYLDFETRAPGPLLASTGEVVEALRDLDAIAARHADAYAAFREAYCDLDDGKASARVAERLMR